The Verrucomicrobiota bacterium genomic sequence GGCCCATCAGATCAAGTGCATCAACAACACCAAAACCCTGACCCTGGCGACGTTCATGTATCTGAACGACTTTGCCAAGCCCGTCCCGTACAACGGGCAGGCCACGGCTTACATGGACAACGCGCTGTGGGTCACGGTCCTGGCGACCAATTACGGCGGCATCAACCAGTCTCGCATCTGTCCGTCAGCGCCGCCCGCCGCCAGCAAATCCAAACGCCGTCATGCCAGCAGCGGCTCGCTGAATCAAACGTGGCTTTGGACGGGATCGAAGGGGATCGATTACGAAGGCAGCTACGCCTTCAATGGATGGTTTTACGGCGATGACGATCCCTTTTTCAGCTCGCCCGATCAAAAGGTGAAGAAATACCGAAACGAAGCCGATTGCCCCAGGCCGTCCACCGCGCCGGTCATCCCGGACAGCAATTGGATCGATACCTGGCCCCAACCCAACGACCCGCCGGCCCGCGATCTTTTCACCGGTGACGATTTCGCCGGCGCGATGGTCCGCGTCACGCTGCCGCGTCACGGGGCAAACAACACCTGGCGTCGGGGGCAGATATTCAATCCGAAGAACGATCTGCCCGGGGCCATCAACATTGGGTTCGTCGATGGCCACTCCGAGTTGGTGAAGCTGGAGAAGCTCTGGAGCATCGACTGGCACAAGAACTGGGTCCCGCCCGCCAAACGCCCTGGGAAGTAACGCTCTTATTATTAGTTGCGGTCGGCCAATTCCAGCATGAAGGATTTGGATCGCTGAACACTGGCAACGGAGTCTTCGAGGGTCCGCAGGTGTGCCTGGGCCTGGGTGCGGTTTTCTTCTGCTCTCTCCGCGAATCTGTCCAGTTCCGCGATGGTCTTGGATTGGGAAGCGGAAGCCACCAGATCGAAGGCGATGGTTGCGGCGCCCGACGGCGTTGAAGGAACGGAGATCGGCGGACTGGGCGGAGTCGAAGTCCGGTGAAGCTGACACGCGCCGGGCCCGCTGAAGTTCATTGCGCAAGACCTGGACAAACGCTCCGGCTCCCGTTCCTTCGCCACTAACCGCAGCCAGCGCTGCGACGTCAAAACTGTTTTCCATTGTTCGCTGTGAGAGCGACCCGCGGGAAACTCACTGCTAATAATAAGCTCCGCTTCGCACCGCGGCCGCATGTTGTGCAAGACACGATGGGAGAATTCGCAACCGGCGAGAATCCGGGGAGAATGCGAAAGAGAGCCCCAGGGAATCCCCGGTGCGGATCGAGGTCGGGTAGAGACCGCTACCGAATCGAAAGCTCCTGCTTGATGCCGAACTTGTCGATCCGTTTCCGAAGGGTGGCGCGAGTGATGCCCAGGAGCCTGGCGGCTTGCACCTGGTTGCCTTTGGTTTCAGCCAGGGCATTGATAATCAGCTCGCGTTCCACGGCGGGGATGATCTTCAACTTGGGATCCTGCCGCGCCCATTGAAACAAAGCCTGCGCGAGCGAAGCGACGTTCTCCGGTTCGCTTGCCGCCGGGACCGCGGCGCTCGACGGCGCGGGTGCGACCGCCGCCGCGGATACGACTTCCACCGGCAAGTCATCCAGCAGGATCACTTCGCCCTTGGCCACAACGAGCGCGCGGCGGATGACGTTTTCCAGTTCTCGAACGTTGCCCGGCCAATGAAATCTCTCCAACGCCGCGACGGCTTCCGGCGCGATGGATTTCGGCGACTGATTTTGGCTCTGGGCGATTCTTTTCAGGAAGTAATTGACGAGAAGCGGAATGTCCTCGCGCCGCTCGCGCAACGGCGGGAGATGAATGCGCACGACATTCAATCGGTAAAAAAGATCCTCGCGAAACTCCCGCGCTGCGACCGCTTGCTCCACGGCCTTGTTCGTGGCGGCAATGACGCGGACATCGACCTGAACCGCTTGATTGCCTCCCACGCGCTCGAACGTGCCCGCCTGGAGCACGCGCAAGATTTTGGTCTGCGTCTGCAGCGTCATGTCGCCGATTTCGTCGAGGAAGATTGTGCCGCCGTGGCATTGCTCAAACTTGCCGATGCGCTGGGCGACCGCGCCGGTGAACGCGCCTTTCTCGTGGCCGAACAATTCGCTTTCCAGGAGATTCTCCGGGATGGCGGCGCAATTGATGGCGACAAAAGGTTGTTCGTGGCGGCGGCTGTGATGATAGATGGCGCGCGCGACCAACTCTTTGCCCGTGCCGCTTTCGCCGGTGATCAACGCCGTGGCGTCGGAATTGGCGAGCTGGCCGATCAACTTGAAAACATTCTGCATGCTCTGGCTGCGTCCAATGATGCCCAGGGCGTAATCCTCGGATTGCAGCAGCGGTTGATAAGAAACCACCTGGCGCATGACGCGCGCGGCGTTCAGCGCCGCGGCAATGATCTGCTTGAGTTTGGGCACGTCGAACGGTTTGAGCAGATAATCGTAAGCGCCCAGCTTCATGGCCTCGATGGCGGTCTGGGTGGTGCCGTAGGCGGTCATGATGATGACGGGCAATTTGGCATCGAGCTGGCGGAGGCGGCGCAACGTCTCAAGGCCGCTGATTCCGCCCATGCGCACGTCCATGATGACGAGGTCGGGCTTGAGTTTGGGGATGATCTTGAGGCCCTCCTCGCCGCTGGACGCGGTAGTGATCTGGACTTCGGGCGAGTCGAAGATTCGGCGGAACGAATATTGAACGTCCGTTTCGTCGTCGATGAGCAGCAACTTATCCATGGATGGGCTTCAGCGGTTTGGCCGGTCTCAAGCGAACATCGAACCTCCAAGGTCCTTCGAAGTTCGAAGTTCAAGGTTCAAAGTTCCAGGTTCAAGGTTCAAAGCTTCTGCGTTCTCAAGGCGAAAGGTGCGTTTGGCCTGCGGTTTCGGCAACCTCACCCAGCCGGTCGCGATCTTTGCGCACAACATACACAATCCCGCCCAGAGTACTCCAGAGAAGACTGCCTGCGTAGGCCAGCAACGAGAGGGCGAGCGCAGCCGTCGCTTCCACGTTGACTTCGGGCACGCCCAAAGCCAGCACGTAAAGGTTTTCGCGCACGCCCAGGCCGCTGGGCGAGATCGGCATCGCAGAGATGCACACAATCGCCGGGACGACGACGAAAAGCGCCCGGGCCGGAATCGAGAGACCAAGGCCCCAGGCCAAAGCCATCACTTGCAGCACGCAAAACACGTTCAGCGCCATGGAGAGAAGGAGCACCTCGGCGAGGAGAACCGGGTTCTTGCCCAGCAGGCGCGCCGCATCCAGACCGCGCTCGAACAGCTCGCCTTTGGGCCAGTGACGCAACCAAGGCCGCGCTTTTGGCCACCATCGGGAAACGCCGCCCCAAAGCGAGAGGCCCACGGCGGTGGCGCAGCCCAGCATCATCAGGCCAATGAAGAAAGCCAGAGCCCGAAGGGAGGCGTTCCCGCGCACGAGCGGGAGGTTCGCCACGATCATCAGGCAGGCGAAGAGCAGCATCGCAAACAACCCGACCAGCCGGTCGATGAAGACCGTCGTCACGGCTTCGGCTTTCTTATGGTGGGTTTCCCGCGCGGCGTAATAAGCCTTGAGCAGGTCGCCGCCGGTTGAGCCGAGCAGGAAAGAGTTGAAAAAATGGGCCACCAACGAGATTTCCGCGGCCCGTCCAAACGACAGATTCAAGCCCTGGAGTCGAAGCACCATGCGCCAGCGGATGACCCCCAGCAAAATCGTCATCCCCATGCAGACCAGCGAAAGGACCAGGCCTGGGACACCGACAAGACTCAGGGTGCTCCAGAGTTTGCCGGGGCCGTGTGACCAGGCCACAGACCATTGTTTCCCGCGCGAGAGCTGCTCCCAAGTCTGGCCCGCGTCCTTCCAGATTTGCCGGCCCTCCACCATGAAGATGCTGTGGAAAATCCAGGCCAACAGAATTCCTCCAACGGCCAGGCGCCAGAAGATCCCGAATGTCTTGCCCCCCGCATTCATCCTGGGAAATCCCGGTGGGCCGGGGAGGAAAGCGAACCAGGGACGCCGCAAGGAAAATCCGAAATCCGAAATCCGAAGCTCGAAACAATCTCAAAGATTCCAGTTCGGCAATCCGGGAAACACATGTTGGGCAAGTTTGGCACCGCGGCCTTGGGAATTCGGGTCTGTTTCTGATTTCGAGATTTCGGAATTCGGATTTTTGAACTACAGCTCTTCCCAATCAACCGAGGCCTCGCTTCACTCTGCGCCCCAAATCGATTTCACGTGTTCCACGCCTGCGCGGAGGTCTTCCGCCGGCACGCCGGGGCCAAATTCAAAGATCTTGAGGTGATCGCTGCGCACGTACGGCTTGAGCGCGGCGAAGTCGATGGTTCCCGCGCCAGGCGGAACATGATCCTGGGCCGGAAATACCACGTCATGGATGTGAAATCCCTCAAGATGCTCCGCCATCGATCCCAGGTGCATCGCGTGATGGATGAAGCCGAGGTTTTCCTTGATCTGAGCGTGGCCTGTGTCGTGCCAGTAACGAACAGCCGGGCTGGTGATGTCTTTGAAGAGGAAAACGAAATCACTGTCCAAGGGGATTTCCTCCAACGCCTCGCGATTCTCGATGCCGAGTTTCAAGCCGCGCGCTTCGGCTTCGGGGATGAGGCGCCTCAACATCGCGTAGGATTGTTCGATGTACTTTTCCTTCTTCTGTTCGCGTTTGGCTTCGACCTCTTCGCACAAACGCTGGTACTTCGGGCTTTCCTTGCCCCCGCTTTCGATGATCTCAATCAGCTTATCCGTGTATTCCTTCATTTCGATGCTGCCCAGGTGAAGGACGACGAGCCGGGCCTTGAGCCGCGCCGCCGTTTCGAGGGTCTTCATCGAATGGCGAAAGGCGTTTTCGCGCTCGCGCGCGTCCAGGGAGCTGAACCGAAAAAGGTTCGGCGCTGCGTGGTTCACGCCGATGGGCAGCGGACAAAAGTTGTGCAGCGTGGAAATCTTGATTTCTCCGGCATCAACCGCCTCAATGACCCCCGGCAACAGGCTGATGCGAATGCCATGGCTGAGTTCGGCGTAATCGAAGCCCAAATCCCGGATCTCGCGCAGCATGGCGCGGCCGTCCGTGTGGCGGTGGGAATTCCAGCAGGTAGAAAGAGAATACATAAACAAAACAAAAAGAGCCGAGCGCCTGGGCTTAAGAGACGGCACTCGGCCCTGCAAATCCGGCTTCCGTTAAAGATCCGCGTAACGCGCGCTGAGCATCGCCGAGAACCGGGCCGTCTTCATTTTGCGGCGGCGTTTCTCGCTCGGTTTCTCGAAGTGGCGATGATTGCGCGCTTCCTTCAAGGTGCCTTCCCGATCGATTCGTTTCTTCAATCGGCGCAAGGCTTTCTCTACCGATTCGCCTTTCTTGAGCTTAATTTCTGTCAAAGCATGATCACTTCCTCTCCAGGATACAGGGCCTGCGGGTTGTTTCAAACCAAGGGCAGTGCCCGGACAGGGGCGGAGAGTAGTTTTGGCCGCCGGGAGTGTCAACCTGCAAAAAGGAGTGGAGGGGGGGAGTGATGGAGTGTTTGGAGTATTGGAGTAAAGGACTCCAGCACTCCACTACTCCATTACTCCACCACTCCGTTCCATCGCCGCTCGGCTTTTCGCTTTTTTCGGCCCGGCCCCTGTGCCAGATTCCGCGCCGATGGACATCAACGACGCGGAACTGATCGCAGCGGTACGGCGAGGGGACGTTGCGAGTTTCGAGCCGTTGGTCAAAAAGTATCAACCCCGCATCTTCGCGACGGCGCGCCGGTATGCGCGGCGGGAAAGCGAAGTGGAGGACATTGTCCAGGAAGTTTTCATCAAGGCGTATCAGAAACTTGCCAGTTATCGGGGGGAAGCACCTTTCGAGCATTGGCTTATGCGGTTGGCGGTCCGGACCTGTTACGATTTTCTCCGCGCCCATCAACGGAACCGGGAAATGACCTTTTCTGACGTGACGACTGAGGAAACGAACTGGCTGGAGCAGTTCGTGGCCGACCCTTCGTCCAAAAATGAATCCGCGGCCGCGGCGCGGGAAATCGTCGCGAAGGTGCTGGCCAAGTTGACGCCGCCGGCCCGCTTGATACTGACCTTGCTGGAGATTGAGGAAAGATCGGTCAAGGAGATTTCCAGGCTGACCGGGTGGTCCGTGCCCTTGGTCAAGGTCCGCGCGTTTCGCGCTCGAGCGGAAATGCGCAAGGTACTGGAAAAGATGATTCGAAAAGGGTATGTGTAACCGCTACTGTTTCATGGCCGTCTGAGTCCGTTGACCCAATATGAACACGTTGGAGTTGCAGAAAAAGCTATTCGCCGCCGCCCGAGCTACACCGCCACGCGACGATGTTCCGTATGCGTTCGAGAAGCGAATCATAGCCCGGATCGCGAAAGAAGCCTTCGTGGATGTTTGGGCTCTCTGGGGTCGTCTTCTCTGGAGAGCGGCCGCGCCCTGCGTCGCGTTGACGCTGGCGCTCACGGTGTGGGCGACGGTCTCGTCGCATTCTGCCAAGGGCAGCAGCGATAACTTGGCCGTCGCCTTGGAGAACCAGGTCATGGCCCCGCTCGCCAGCCTCGAAGAATCCTGGTGAAAGCTTGGAAAGTCATTCTCGCCGCGGCAGTCATTTTCTGCTCCGGTGTCGTCACGGGCTTTCAAGTCGCGAGTCTCAGGACCGAACCGCTCCCTCCGCAAAGCCGAGGCCCACAGTTTTCTTCGGGTCCCAGGCAGCGTGGCGACTACGTGGACCGCTTGCAGCGCGAACTCGAACTGACGCCCCCCCAGAGAACCAAGATCGAACAAATCTGGCGCGAGAGCGGCGAACGCACCAAGAAAATCTGGGACACCGCTCACGAAGAGCACCGCAAACTCCGAACAAGTATTCGCGCGGAACTGACGCCTGACCAGCAGAAGAAGTTCGATGAAGGCAACAGATCGCGTGATGCTCGCAAGCCGCCCGGTCCATCCAGTCGTGATCCGCGCCGTTCCAGGGAATCTCTGGAAAAAGGAACCGCGCCTGGCGAAGGCACCGAGACTGCCCCCGCTGCCGGTTCTCCCAAGCCCTGATCGGCCTACTCCGAATGGACCGGCGATGAACACGGGTCCATGACCGTAGAACAACGAAGCGTCCCATCAACCGTCTCCTCGGACCGTGGCCTTCAGGCCGCTTCAACGCCAAACTCCAGAGCGGGGCCGGAAGCGGCCTAAAGGCTGCGGTCCGCGCAGTTTGGTTCATGGGCGGTGAGCATGTTTCCTGGGACCATAGAAACATAGAAACTTCCCATGAACTGTGTCCTCGGACCACGGCCTTCAGAGTGGGCCGTTTCTCCACGCTCAACTTCGGAGCGGGCCGCACCCGGCCAATTCCACGATCGCTTCCTTGCCGCTGTAGCCGATGATTTTGACGCGGCTGTTCTTCGGGATCATTTCGCCTTGCGAAATCACATCAAGAATTTCCTCGCCGAATTGGGCCTTCCCGCCCGGACGCAGAACAGAGACTGCGATACCGATTTCCCCCAGGCGTTCGGCCTGCTGTTGTTCCTGCACGAGCAACGTGGCTTCGCCGCTCGCCGAACGCGAGACCAGCCTGCCATAGACGGATGTCTTCGGCAGAACCCGCCCTAACGTCCAAATCGCCAGCGCGGAACCCAGAAGCGCGATGGAGAGATTGACCACAATTTCAAACAGAGGCACACGGACGCGCATCGCCATCGGCGAGGGAATTCCCGGCACGACCGGATAAACGTCCACCATCGCCATCACAATCGAGATGAAAATCAACGCCGCGCCGGCCAGTCCGAGCGCCATCGTGCCCGGGAAGACCAGCACTTCCAGGATGAACAGCACGAGGCCGATCATAAACACGGCGACCCATTCGATCCCAGACAAACCCGCGATGTATCCCCCCAGGAAGTAAACCGCGAAGGCGCAAAGCCCGATGATCCCCGGCAATCCGAAGCCGGGAGTCTTGAACTCGATGTAGAGTCCAATCACCCCGATGATCAGCAGCAGCGGGCTGATCGTGTTGATCCACGATCCCAGTTTTTCAACGCCGGTCGGTTCGATGTACACGCGTTGCGCATCCGCGAACCCCAACCTTTCCGTGAGCTCTTCCACCGACTCAACGGTTCCGGAGGAAAGCAATGGTTTGGGTGGATCTCCGTATTCCTCTTCCGCCTGGACATTCGTCAAAGTCAGAATCTGGCCCTTTTCGTTGAGAACTTTTCCGTCGATCTTGAGCTCCTTGGTCTTGTTGATCATGGCTTCGACGACCTCGACGTTGTAACCGTTTTTTTCGGCGCGGGTCCGGACCAGCGCGCTGATCCCGGAAGTCATCTTCGCTTCCATGGTTTGCGGCATTTCCGTCGGGCCGCCACCGGGAACCATCAAGATCGGCGCGGCGGCGCCAATCACACTTTGAGGCGCCATGAAAATCTTCTGCGTGGCAAACGCGATAAACGAGCCGGCGGAAAACGCCTTGCGGTTCACGTAAGTCACCGTTTGCCCCGTGAACCGATCCAGAATATCGAGGATTTCTTCGGTAGTATCCACGCGACCGCCATTCGTCTCCATGTCGAGCACCAGCACATCCGCCTTGGCTTCCATCGCTTCCTTGACCCCGCGCCGGACCAGATAAACCAGCGACGGCGAGACCTCTTCGCGAATGGGCAAAATGTAAACCTTGCGCGCTCTGGGCTGCTCCTGCGCCGCCGCAGGGTCCCAAACCGATGCTGCCAAAACCAACATCAGGATAATCGCCAGTCCGATCCTCATGATCCAAGCGTATCGCATCGACCCCGGCCCCGCAAGGGCGGGACAAGGACTGGAGTATTGGAGTGGGGGATTGGGGGAGGCTGCATGACGCAATACTCCATGACTCCTCCACCCCGTTACTCGGCCTCACCTTCCGGGATCACAAAGCCATTTCTGCGCAGCAAACCTTTTATCTCCGCGACGTCCACGCCAAATTTGGGAGCCGCGGCGAGCAAATCCTCAGCCTTCATCGGATACCAGTTGCGGCGCGCGCGATCGCAAAGGCCCGCGGAATCGAGCGGCGCGATTGCGTCAAACACGTTTCTTTGAAACTCGTCCTTTTCCTCCTGAGTGAAGCAGCCTTTCCGGGACGCCCGCGTGGCCCAATCACAACATTGCGCCAGCCGGGAGCCAAATCGGCCTGCCTTGTGGAGAAGGAACGATTCGGCCAGGTCCGGCCGGCCTAATCGTCGCGCTGTTTCCGCGTAACTGACCGCCCCGAAATAGAGCAGGGAGAGAAGGGAGAATACGCCGAAATCTTTCATGCTCGCGTAGAGTGCCGCCACGAGCCGTTCCGCCGCGAGCAATTCCGCGAACGTCTCAGCGGCGTAG encodes the following:
- a CDS encoding prepilin-type N-terminal cleavage/methylation domain-containing protein, whose amino-acid sequence is MKTLLFSHRRRSGFTLIELLVVIAIIAILASMLLPALAKAKSKAHQIKCINNTKTLTLATFMYLNDFAKPVPYNGQATAYMDNALWVTVLATNYGGINQSRICPSAPPAASKSKRRHASSGSLNQTWLWTGSKGIDYEGSYAFNGWFYGDDDPFFSSPDQKVKKYRNEADCPRPSTAPVIPDSNWIDTWPQPNDPPARDLFTGDDFAGAMVRVTLPRHGANNTWRRGQIFNPKNDLPGAINIGFVDGHSELVKLEKLWSIDWHKNWVPPAKRPGK
- a CDS encoding sigma-54-dependent Fis family transcriptional regulator, whose amino-acid sequence is MDKLLLIDDETDVQYSFRRIFDSPEVQITTASSGEEGLKIIPKLKPDLVIMDVRMGGISGLETLRRLRQLDAKLPVIIMTAYGTTQTAIEAMKLGAYDYLLKPFDVPKLKQIIAAALNAARVMRQVVSYQPLLQSEDYALGIIGRSQSMQNVFKLIGQLANSDATALITGESGTGKELVARAIYHHSRRHEQPFVAINCAAIPENLLESELFGHEKGAFTGAVAQRIGKFEQCHGGTIFLDEIGDMTLQTQTKILRVLQAGTFERVGGNQAVQVDVRVIAATNKAVEQAVAAREFREDLFYRLNVVRIHLPPLRERREDIPLLVNYFLKRIAQSQNQSPKSIAPEAVAALERFHWPGNVRELENVIRRALVVAKGEVILLDDLPVEVVSAAAVAPAPSSAAVPAASEPENVASLAQALFQWARQDPKLKIIPAVERELIINALAETKGNQVQAARLLGITRATLRKRIDKFGIKQELSIR
- a CDS encoding flippase-like domain-containing protein, with product MNAGGKTFGIFWRLAVGGILLAWIFHSIFMVEGRQIWKDAGQTWEQLSRGKQWSVAWSHGPGKLWSTLSLVGVPGLVLSLVCMGMTILLGVIRWRMVLRLQGLNLSFGRAAEISLVAHFFNSFLLGSTGGDLLKAYYAARETHHKKAEAVTTVFIDRLVGLFAMLLFACLMIVANLPLVRGNASLRALAFFIGLMMLGCATAVGLSLWGGVSRWWPKARPWLRHWPKGELFERGLDAARLLGKNPVLLAEVLLLSMALNVFCVLQVMALAWGLGLSIPARALFVVVPAIVCISAMPISPSGLGVRENLYVLALGVPEVNVEATAALALSLLAYAGSLLWSTLGGIVYVVRKDRDRLGEVAETAGQTHLSP
- a CDS encoding sugar phosphate isomerase/epimerase gives rise to the protein MYSLSTCWNSHRHTDGRAMLREIRDLGFDYAELSHGIRISLLPGVIEAVDAGEIKISTLHNFCPLPIGVNHAAPNLFRFSSLDARERENAFRHSMKTLETAARLKARLVVLHLGSIEMKEYTDKLIEIIESGGKESPKYQRLCEEVEAKREQKKEKYIEQSYAMLRRLIPEAEARGLKLGIENREALEEIPLDSDFVFLFKDITSPAVRYWHDTGHAQIKENLGFIHHAMHLGSMAEHLEGFHIHDVVFPAQDHVPPGAGTIDFAALKPYVRSDHLKIFEFGPGVPAEDLRAGVEHVKSIWGAE
- the rpsU gene encoding 30S ribosomal protein S21 codes for the protein MTEIKLKKGESVEKALRRLKKRIDREGTLKEARNHRHFEKPSEKRRRKMKTARFSAMLSARYADL
- a CDS encoding sigma-70 family RNA polymerase sigma factor, giving the protein MDINDAELIAAVRRGDVASFEPLVKKYQPRIFATARRYARRESEVEDIVQEVFIKAYQKLASYRGEAPFEHWLMRLAVRTCYDFLRAHQRNREMTFSDVTTEETNWLEQFVADPSSKNESAAAAREIVAKVLAKLTPPARLILTLLEIEERSVKEISRLTGWSVPLVKVRAFRARAEMRKVLEKMIRKGYV
- a CDS encoding nodulation protein NfeD, producing MRYAWIMRIGLAIILMLVLAASVWDPAAAQEQPRARKVYILPIREEVSPSLVYLVRRGVKEAMEAKADVLVLDMETNGGRVDTTEEILDILDRFTGQTVTYVNRKAFSAGSFIAFATQKIFMAPQSVIGAAAPILMVPGGGPTEMPQTMEAKMTSGISALVRTRAEKNGYNVEVVEAMINKTKELKIDGKVLNEKGQILTLTNVQAEEEYGDPPKPLLSSGTVESVEELTERLGFADAQRVYIEPTGVEKLGSWINTISPLLLIIGVIGLYIEFKTPGFGLPGIIGLCAFAVYFLGGYIAGLSGIEWVAVFMIGLVLFILEVLVFPGTMALGLAGAALIFISIVMAMVDVYPVVPGIPSPMAMRVRVPLFEIVVNLSIALLGSALAIWTLGRVLPKTSVYGRLVSRSASGEATLLVQEQQQAERLGEIGIAVSVLRPGGKAQFGEEILDVISQGEMIPKNSRVKIIGYSGKEAIVELAGCGPLRS